Part of the uncultured Anaeromusa sp. genome is shown below.
ATGCGGCTGCAGGCGCCAAAGTCACTATTGTTGTCGCGAATTTGCTGCGCGGGCGCCTGCCGATTATTGTTGACAAGGTGCTCACGGCGACAACGCCGGGAGAATCCATTGACGTTTTGGTAACCGAGCGCGGCATTGCCGTGAATCCGCGGCAGCCTGAACTGCGCCAGCGTCTGGCAGAAGCCGGCTTGCCGGTAAAAGACATCGCGCAGCTTAAAGAGCTGGCGGAAGCCATTGCCGGCGCTCCGGCGGCGGTGCAAACCGGCGAGAAAATCGTCGCCGTGGTGGAATACCGCGACGGCACGATTATCGACGTGGTTCGCCAGGCGAAAGAGGTGTAAGCCATGGCCTGGGGACAATGGGAAGAACGGGTCATCAATCGCAATAACCCCAGGCAAAGTCAAGCGGTGAGGGAATTCCTCACCGCTTTTGGCCTTGCTTACGATCCGGCGACAGTGGAGCATACTATCGCTCTTTATCAAGATGGACAGATGATTGCCACTGGCTCTCGGGGCGGCGAAGTGCTGCGCAATATCGCCGTGCATCCGGATTTGCAGGGCGAGGGGCTGACGGCGACCATCGTTTCCGCCTTAATGCGTCAAGGCGGCGAAGCGGGAGTGCGGCACTTTTTTATTTTCACGAAGCCGACGGCGGCGCCTCAGTTTACCGGCTTGGGTTTTCGCGAGCTGGCGCGGGTAGAGCCTCAGGCGGTGCTGCTGGAAGGCGGTCTGGGTTCTGTTCAGGATGAAGTAAAACGCTTGTCTGCCGCAGTAGGCGATTTGCCTGAAGGCGACAGGGCGGCTCTTGTGGTTAATTGCAATCCTTTCACCCGCGGGCACCAGGCGGTAATTGCCCGGGCGGCTGCGGCTCATGCCGGTGTAGTGGTGCTGGTAGTCAGCGAGGATCGTTCGCTCTTTCCTTTTGCCGTGCGCCTGCGCTTGGTACAGGAGGGGGTGTCCCATCTGCCCAACGTACGAGTGGTGGAAGCCGGTAAATACATTATTTCCGCTGCGACTTTTCCTGATTATTTTACGCGCGGCGAAGATACGGTTATTGCCCAAACTCGTTTGGATGCTCATGTTTTTGGCAGCTATATCGCGCCAGGTTTGGGCGTGTCTGTGCGTTATGTCGGCGAGGAGCCCTATTGCGAGGTGACTAGGGCCTATAATCAAGCGTTGCAGGAAGTACTGCCTTCGTATGGCGTGAAGGTAGTGGAAATACCGCGTCTGGCGGAAGGAAGCGAGCCGATCAGCGCTTCTCGAGTCAGGGAACTCTTGCGTCAAGGC
Proteins encoded:
- a CDS encoding [citrate (pro-3S)-lyase] ligase, with amino-acid sequence MAWGQWEERVINRNNPRQSQAVREFLTAFGLAYDPATVEHTIALYQDGQMIATGSRGGEVLRNIAVHPDLQGEGLTATIVSALMRQGGEAGVRHFFIFTKPTAAPQFTGLGFRELARVEPQAVLLEGGLGSVQDEVKRLSAAVGDLPEGDRAALVVNCNPFTRGHQAVIARAAAAHAGVVVLVVSEDRSLFPFAVRLRLVQEGVSHLPNVRVVEAGKYIISAATFPDYFTRGEDTVIAQTRLDAHVFGSYIAPGLGVSVRYVGEEPYCEVTRAYNQALQEVLPSYGVKVVEIPRLAEGSEPISASRVRELLRQGAGWEQVAPLVPESTLRYLRSSAAAEVLAAIRASDSRH